A single window of Chitinophaga sp. XS-30 DNA harbors:
- a CDS encoding heme-binding domain-containing protein, producing the protein MRSWKMILWVFLAALAIIQFFRPARNVAGASPDGHISKAYAVPADVEAILQKACYDCHSNNTVYPWYANIQPVAWWLAAHIKDGKRHLNFDEFLAYPVSRQYRKLEETAEMVNEGEMPLSSYTIVHTSAKLNVAERKMISDWCGNIRKEMQSAYPPDSLIAKKKQ; encoded by the coding sequence ATGAGATCATGGAAAATGATACTGTGGGTGTTTTTGGCCGCACTGGCCATCATCCAGTTCTTCCGTCCTGCGCGGAATGTCGCCGGTGCTTCGCCGGACGGGCATATTTCGAAAGCCTATGCTGTACCGGCAGATGTGGAGGCCATTCTTCAAAAGGCTTGTTACGATTGTCATAGCAACAATACCGTCTATCCCTGGTATGCGAACATCCAGCCGGTAGCCTGGTGGCTGGCGGCACATATCAAAGACGGTAAACGTCATCTGAACTTCGATGAATTCCTTGCTTACCCCGTCTCCCGCCAATACCGGAAACTGGAGGAGACCGCGGAAATGGTAAATGAAGGAGAGATGCCCCTATCCTCCTACACGATCGTTCATACGAGCGCAAAGCTCAATGTGGCGGAACGAAAAATGATCAGTGACTGGTGCGGAAATATCCGGAAGGAGATGCAATCAGCCTACCCGCCGGATAGTCTGATCGCGAAGAAAAAACAATGA
- the ilvA gene encoding threonine ammonia-lyase IlvA, with the protein MPEVNHTITPTSIKAAAERLRSVITRTPLTYNANLSRRYGCDVYLKREDMQVVRSYKLRGAYNMMSTLDKSRLVNGVTCASAGNHAQGFAYSCRLLNVKGVVFMPIITPKQKVNQVKMFGGDNIEIRLTGDTFDDCSAEAQAFTREHNMTFVPPFDDPKIIEGQGTVGLEILEEQPEVDYLFIPVGGGGLASGTGVYFRTYSPATKIIGIEPEGAPSMLKALENGGPVTLPEIDRFVDGAAVKRVGSLTYEICKDVLDKMSLVPEGRICSTILRLYNEDAIVVEPAGALSIAALDDFAAEIKGKKVVCVISGSNNDIDRMQEIKERSLLYEGLKHYFIVRFVQRPGALKEFVNHVLGPGDDITRFEFIQKHNKEMGPALVGIELKNREDYDVLLANMRKYNVHYTELNKDDDLFGYLV; encoded by the coding sequence ATGCCAGAAGTCAATCATACCATTACACCAACCAGTATAAAAGCCGCAGCGGAAAGGCTGCGCTCCGTGATAACCCGCACTCCCCTGACGTATAACGCCAACCTGTCCCGCCGCTATGGCTGCGATGTGTACCTGAAGCGGGAAGACATGCAGGTGGTGCGCTCCTACAAACTCCGTGGCGCCTATAACATGATGAGCACGCTGGACAAAAGCCGTTTGGTCAATGGCGTTACCTGTGCCAGCGCAGGCAACCATGCCCAGGGCTTTGCCTATTCCTGCCGCCTGCTGAATGTGAAAGGCGTTGTGTTCATGCCCATCATCACACCCAAGCAGAAGGTGAACCAGGTGAAAATGTTCGGCGGCGATAATATCGAGATCAGGCTGACGGGTGATACCTTCGATGACTGCTCCGCAGAGGCGCAGGCTTTTACCCGGGAGCATAACATGACCTTTGTGCCGCCGTTTGATGATCCCAAGATCATTGAAGGGCAGGGGACCGTGGGCCTGGAAATACTGGAAGAGCAGCCGGAAGTGGATTACCTGTTCATTCCCGTGGGTGGCGGTGGCCTGGCATCCGGTACCGGCGTGTATTTCCGCACGTACAGTCCCGCTACGAAGATCATCGGTATAGAGCCGGAAGGTGCGCCTTCCATGCTGAAAGCGCTGGAGAACGGCGGCCCGGTTACATTGCCGGAGATCGATCGTTTTGTGGACGGCGCTGCCGTGAAACGGGTGGGCAGTCTCACCTATGAGATATGCAAAGATGTGCTGGATAAAATGAGCCTCGTGCCGGAAGGCCGCATCTGCTCCACCATTCTGCGGTTGTATAATGAAGACGCCATAGTGGTAGAGCCCGCAGGGGCCTTGTCCATCGCGGCGCTGGACGATTTTGCCGCGGAGATCAAAGGGAAGAAAGTAGTGTGCGTGATCAGTGGGAGCAATAACGATATCGACCGGATGCAGGAGATCAAGGAACGTTCCCTGTTATATGAAGGCCTGAAACATTATTTCATTGTACGCTTTGTGCAACGCCCCGGTGCATTGAAAGAATTTGTGAACCATGTGCTGGGTCCGGGTGACGATATTACCCGCTTTGAGTTCATACAGAAGCATAACAAGGAAATGGGCCCCGCGCTGGTGGGGATAGAGCTGAAGAACCGGGAGGATTATGATGTGCTGCTGGCGAACATGCGCAAGTACAATGTACACTACACGGAATTGAATAAAGACGATGATCTTTTTGGTTACCTGGTATAG
- the ilvC gene encoding ketol-acid reductoisomerase: MATINFGGVLEEVVTREEFPMEKAREVLKDETIAIIGYGVQGPGQALNLKDNGFNVIIGQRKNSKTWDKAVADGWVPGETLFEIEEAAQKGTIIQYLLSDAGQITLWPTLKPYLTKGKALYFSHGFGITYKEQTNIIPPADVDVILVAPKGSGTSLRRLFLAGQGLNSSFAIFQDATGKARDRVIALGIGVGSGYLFETDFKKEVFSDLTGERGSLMGAIQGIFAAQYQTLRNNGHSPSEAFNETVEELTQSLMPLVAENGMDWMYANCSTTAQRGALDWWKKFKEATQPVFDELYASVAAGKEAARSISSNSQADYREKLEKELEELRNSEMWQAGAAVRQLRPGK, translated from the coding sequence ATGGCAACCATCAATTTTGGCGGGGTACTGGAAGAAGTAGTAACCAGAGAAGAATTCCCCATGGAAAAAGCAAGAGAAGTTCTGAAGGACGAAACTATTGCTATCATCGGTTACGGCGTACAAGGTCCCGGCCAGGCGCTGAATCTGAAAGACAACGGATTCAACGTGATCATCGGCCAGCGTAAAAATTCCAAGACCTGGGATAAGGCAGTAGCAGACGGCTGGGTGCCGGGCGAAACCCTGTTCGAGATAGAGGAAGCGGCACAGAAAGGCACGATCATCCAGTACCTGCTCTCCGATGCGGGTCAGATCACCCTGTGGCCTACCCTGAAACCTTACCTCACCAAAGGTAAAGCGCTGTATTTCTCTCACGGTTTTGGCATCACTTATAAAGAACAGACCAATATTATTCCGCCTGCTGATGTGGACGTGATCCTGGTAGCTCCCAAAGGCTCCGGTACTTCCCTCCGCAGACTGTTCCTGGCCGGCCAGGGGCTGAACTCCAGCTTCGCCATCTTCCAGGACGCTACCGGCAAGGCCCGCGACCGTGTGATCGCTCTCGGCATCGGCGTTGGTTCCGGTTACCTGTTTGAAACAGATTTCAAAAAAGAAGTATTCTCCGACCTTACCGGCGAACGCGGTTCCCTGATGGGCGCCATCCAGGGTATCTTTGCTGCACAGTACCAGACACTGCGCAACAATGGCCACTCACCTTCCGAAGCTTTCAACGAAACCGTAGAAGAACTGACCCAGTCCCTGATGCCCCTCGTAGCCGAGAATGGTATGGACTGGATGTATGCCAACTGCTCTACTACGGCCCAGCGCGGTGCACTGGACTGGTGGAAGAAATTCAAGGAAGCTACCCAGCCTGTGTTCGATGAACTGTATGCTTCTGTAGCTGCAGGCAAAGAAGCGGCACGTTCCATCTCTTCCAACAGCCAGGCGGATTACCGCGAGAAGCTGGAAAAAGAACTGGAAGAGCTGCGTAACAGTGAAATGTGGCAGGCAGGCGCTGCAGTACGTCAGCTGCGCCCCGGCAAATAA
- a CDS encoding iron chaperone, whose amino-acid sequence MKNTPARDIDTYIAGFPAPVQAMLQQVRETIQKAAPAATEAISYAMPTFRLNGNLVHFAGYKNHIGFYPAPTGAEAFKKELAVYKTGKGSVQFPLDQPMPLALITKIVKYRVKESLEKAKAKKK is encoded by the coding sequence ATGAAAAACACCCCCGCCCGGGACATCGACACATACATCGCCGGTTTCCCCGCACCGGTACAGGCCATGCTGCAACAGGTTCGAGAAACTATTCAAAAGGCTGCGCCGGCAGCTACGGAAGCGATCAGCTATGCCATGCCTACCTTCAGGCTGAATGGTAACCTGGTACACTTTGCCGGGTACAAAAATCATATCGGGTTCTATCCCGCGCCTACGGGAGCGGAGGCTTTTAAAAAGGAGCTGGCTGTTTACAAGACCGGCAAAGGGTCTGTACAATTCCCGCTGGATCAGCCCATGCCACTAGCGCTGATCACCAAGATCGTAAAGTACAGGGTGAAAGAAAGCCTTGAAAAGGCCAAAGCCAAAAAGAAATAA